In Cryomorphaceae bacterium 1068, one genomic interval encodes:
- a CDS encoding endonuclease domain-containing protein, which translates to MSDHNFYNKHLRNFAHENRNAMTKAEACLWKYALSKRQMVGAGFRRQRAIKNYIVDFICLELKLVIEVDGYTHLLDEVQIRDDRKQKELENLGYTVLRFNDEEVLNDMNLVREVIERQIEALRKET; encoded by the coding sequence ATGTCTGACCACAACTTCTACAATAAGCATCTGAGAAACTTCGCACATGAGAACAGGAATGCAATGACAAAAGCTGAGGCATGTTTGTGGAAGTATGCCTTGTCCAAACGGCAGATGGTGGGTGCTGGATTCAGACGACAAAGGGCGATAAAAAATTACATTGTAGACTTCATTTGTTTGGAGCTAAAACTTGTGATTGAAGTCGATGGCTATACCCATTTATTGGATGAAGTTCAGATACGAGACGACCGTAAACAAAAAGAATTGGAGAATCTCGGTTATACCGTTCTTCGTTTCAACGATGAAGAGGTTTTGAATGATATGAATCTGGTTCGTGAGGTTATAGAAAGGCAAATAGAAGCTTTAAGAAAAGAGACATGA